From a single Clupea harengus chromosome 24, Ch_v2.0.2, whole genome shotgun sequence genomic region:
- the LOC116219251 gene encoding CMRF35-like molecule 5, whose translation MSQRLIILSCLLAVLGGVESDIITVREGQDAKIKCSYRSAYGNIKYFCKDPCTETDILFKSDWYQSLPKRFSLVDHGSSFTVTISKVRSTDSGLYYCGVERFFKDKFNEITLEVITAVPSTTPGPTSHRPSKTTAKSTRPEHTSLRPSEQTTVHREQDGAGGVVYICAGLAAVVFLLVLCLFMLYTQRTRGRKSLDPPAGHRPNTDSGNTQQGQCDYSDITFNPHVSTSSPAPPSTDPSTIYANVQLPSNQNPDSLQYATVRFTDPPAGGDKGQSPPGIERERAVIYSSINL comes from the exons ATGAGTCAACGTCTGATCATATTATCTTGCCTCCTAGCAG TTCTGGGTGGTGTGGAGTCTGACATCATCACTGTAAGAGAGGGACAAGATGCCAAAATCAAATGTTCTTATAGATCTGCATATGGCAACATCAAATACTTCTGCAAAGATCCGTGTACAGAAACAGATATCCTTTTCAAATCTGATTGGTATCAGTCTCTTCCAAAGAGATTCTCTCTGGTTGATCATGGATCATCATTCACCGTCACCATCTCTAAAGTGAGATCGACAGACTCTGGACTGTACTACTGTGGTGTGGAACGCTTCTTTAAAGACAAATTCAATGAAATCACTTTAGAGGTGATCACTG CAGTCCCATCCACTACACCAGGTCCCACTTCTCACAGACCATCAAAAACAACAG CCAAATCCACCCGACCTGAACACACGTCTCTCAGACCTTCTGAGCAAACCACAGTCCACAGAGAACAAGATGGAGCAG GTGGTGTTGTATACATATGTGCTGGCCTCGCTGCGGTGGTGTTTCTGTTAGTGCTCTGTCTGTTCATGCTCTACACACAGAGGACCAGAGGCAGGAAGTCATTGG ATCCCCCTGCTGGACACAGACCTAACACTGACTCAGGAAATACTCaacag GGTCAGTGTGATTACTCTGACATCACTTTCAATCCTCACGTCTCCACCTCCAGCCCCGCCCCACCCAGCACAGACCCCTCCACCATCTACGCCAACGTTCAACTGCCGTCCAATCAGAATCCAGACTCTCTCCAGTACGCCACCGTGAGATTCACTGATCCGCCAGCAGGGGGAGACAAAGGACAAAGCCCCccggggatagagagggagagagcagtcataTACTCCAGCATCAACCTCTAG